The Persephonella atlantica region ACAGTAGATGACGTTGTCTATGGCGGCGGTCCCGGAATGCTGCTCAAACCTGAACCAATTTTCAGAGCATACGAAGAAATATTAAAAAATAGCAAACCATACGTACTGATAACAGAGCCGTGGGGAAGAAAATTTGACCAGGCATTTGCACAGGAGCTGTCCCAAAAAGATGAGATTTTGATTATATGTGGAAGATACGAAGGAGTTGATGAAAGGGTAAAAAGCATTGTGGATGAAGAAGTTTCTATCGGAGATTTTGTCCTCTCTGGAGGAGAACCTGCAGCCTTAGTCATAATGGATGCAGTAATCAGATTGATTCCGGGGGTGGTAGGAGATTCAGACAGCCTAAGGGCTGATTCTTTCTCAGATGGATTATTAGGATACCCAAACTACACAAGACCTCCCGTATTTAAAGGTATGGAAGTACCTGAAATCTTAAGGTCTGGAAATCACAAACTGATAGAGATATGGAGAAGGTGGAAACAGATAGAAAACACTCTGAAAAAAAGGCCTGAACTTTTAAAACAGGCAAAACTGTCTGAAACAGATAGAAAGATACTGCAGTATATAAAGGAAAATAGAAGCTTTGATGATTTTTTAAAGGATAATAATGTATAATTCAAAATATTAAGAATTTTGAGGTTTTTTATAATGCCTGCTATAGGAACACAAAAACCACCTGTTGATATAGTAGAAGATAAAGAAGAGTTTGTGATTTTTGTAGACCTGCCAGGAGTAGAGCCTGAAGAGATAGAGATAAAAGGTTATGATAACTATCTTGAGATATCAGGTTTCAGAAAGCCTGTATGTGGAAGAAGTTTTCTACTTATGGAAAGATTTTCAGGAAAATTTAAAAGAAAAATAGTGTTTAAAACACCTGTGGATATAAGCAGAGCTCAGGCATATTTAAAAAACGGTGTTCTGACTATAAAAGTTCCTAAATCAACAGGGAAAATTATGTTCAAAACAACAACAATTATAATCAGGAGGTAAGAATGCTTCAACCACCTTACGAAGAAGAGCAACTGGAAATACCTATACCGGAAGAACTTCCCCTTCTACCTGTTAGGGATTTAGTTATATTTCCTTATATGGTATTTCCTATTTTTGTTGGAAGACCTTTCTCCATAAAAGCCATTGAAGAAGCTATAGAAAACTACGACAGATACATATTCCTGTCTCTGCAGAAAGATAAAGATATTGAAGAACCTGGGGGAGATGACCTTTATCAGACAGGAACAGTAGCAACAATCCTGAGAATGATGAGATTAGACGACGACAGAATTAAGATACTGGTTCAGGGTGTTGCAAGGGGCAAAATACAGGAACTGAGAAAAGAGGCTGACCTTTACAAGGTCAAAATACAGGTATTTGAAGATAAAGAAGGTTACGAAGAAAATATAGAAGTTGAAGCTCTAAAACATTCTATAAAAGACCTTATAGATAAAGCTGTTGGCCTTGGAAAGCAGATAATCCCAGACCTGTTAGACATCATAAAATCTGTTGAAGAACCGGGAAAGCTTGCAGATCTTGTAGCTTCCATATTGGACCTGAAATCTGAAGAAGCCCAGTCTATACTTGAGATTATTGACCCATTAGAGAGACTGAGGAAGGTTCACGACCTTCTCCTGAAAGAAGTGGGACTTTTAGAGATACAGCACAAGATAAGAACTGCTGCCAGAGAGTCAATGGAAAAAGACCAGAGGGAGTATTTTCTACGGCAGCAGATAAAGGCTATTCAGGAAGAGCTGGGAGAAAAAGACGAAAGACAGGAAGAGATAGAGCAGTATCAGAAAAAGATTGAAGAGTCTGGAATGCCTGAAGAGGTTAGAAAGGAAGCAGAAAAACAGCTAAAAAGATTAGAGAAGATGCACCCAGACTCTGCAGAAGCTGGAGTAATCAGGACATATCTTGACTGGCTTGTTGAACTGCCGTGGGACAGAAGGACAAAAGACAGACTTGACCTGAAAAGAGCAAAAAAGGTGTTGGACGAAGACCATTACGACCTTGAAAAAGTAAAGGAAAGGATATTAGAGTACTTAGCTGTCCAGAAACTGAAAAAAGACAGAGGTATAAAAGGTCCCATCCTCTGTTTTGTTGGACCTCCTGGCGTTGGTAAAACCTCTTTAGGAAAATCTATAGCAAGAGCTTTAGGAAGAAAGTTTGTCAGACAGTCCCTTGGTGGCGTCAGAGACGAAGCAGAGATAAGGGGACACAGAAGAACCTATGTTGGAGCATTGCCAGGCAGAATAATACAGGCTATAAAACAGGCAGGAACAAAAAATCCTGTCCTGATGCTTGACGAGGTTGATAAATTAGCTTCAGACTTTAGAGGAGACCCAGCATCAGCACTCCTTGAAGTCCTTGACCCTGAACAAAACAGAGAGTTTGTAGACCATTACCTTGGAGTTCCATTTGATCTTTCTGAAGTGATGTTTATATGTACGGCAAACAGGATTGATACCATACCAAGACCTCTCCTTGACAGAATGGAGGTTATAAGAATACCCGGCTACTCAGAAGAAGAAAAACTGTACATAGCCAAAAACTACCTGATACCAAGACAGCTAAAAGAAACAGGTCTGAAACCAAGATACGTTGAGTTCACAGATGCAGGACTGAAATTCCTGATAAGACATTACACAAGGGAAGCAGGCGTTAGAAGTTTAGAAAGACAGATTAATGCAGTTTTGAGAAAGATAGCAAAAGAGATTGCCCTGACAGGTAAAAAGAAAAAATACAGAATAACAAAATCCCTTGTAAAGAAGTTTTTAGGAGCTCCCATCTATATGCCAGAGAAAGAAAAAGAGGACGAAATCGGTGTTGTTACAGGTCTTGCATGGACAGAAGTAGGAGGTGAAATACTGAAAATTGAAGCAACAAGGATGCCCGGTAAAGGGCAGCTGATACTGACAGGTTCATTAGGGGAAGTGATGAAAGAGTCTGCAATGACAGCCCTATCCTATGTAAAATCAAAATCAGCAGAATACAGAATAGACCCTAAAGATTTTCAGAAATACGACGTTCACGTTCACGTTCCTGCAGGAGCAATACCAAAGGATGGTCCATCAGCTGGTATCTCCATAGCAACAGCCATATGTTCCCTCTTTACACAGCTTCCTGTCAGGGCTGACGTGGCAATGACAGGAGAGATAACACTAAGGGGAAAGGTTTTACCAGTAGGAGGTCTAAAAGAGAAAATCCTTGCAGCAAAAAGGGCAGGAATAAAGACTGTCTTACTCCCTAAAGAAAACAGGGAGGAGGTAATGGAAGACCTCCCACCATTTGCACGTAGAAATTTAGAGCTTATCTTTGTGGAGCATATAGATGAGGTATTCAAAATTGCCATAAAAGGGTTTGAACAGAAAACAAAAAGAAGAAAAAGAACTAAAAAAGGATAATCTGTTGCTGAGGAAAGCCACAGTAAAGGATGCTCCCCAGATTTTCCAGCTTCTCCAGATGTTTGCTATAGAGGGGCTTCTCCTTCCCCGAAGTATGAACAGCATATACGAAAACATCAGGGACTTTTTTGTTTATGAGGTAGATGGGAAAATTGTAGGAGTAGGTTCACTTCACATTTTCTGGGAAGACCTTGCAGAGATAAAATCCCTTGCTGTCTTACCTGAGTATCAACATATGGGAATAGGAAAGAAAATAGTAAAGGCATGCATAGAAGAAGCAAAACAGCTTGGGATAAAAAAGGTTTTTGCTCTCACTTACGTTCCGGAATTTTTTAAAAAGTTAGGATTTAAAGAAACAGACAAATCCCAGCTTCCACAGAAGGTCTGGACAGAATGTATTCACTGCATAAAGTTCAACGACTGTAAAGAAATACCTGTATTAATAGAGCTGTGATGAAAAAAATTATACTTGTAAGACATGGAGAAAGTGAGTTTAACGCAAAAAGAATTGTTCAGGGACATATAGATACAGACCTTACACCGAGAGGCACTGTTCAGGCAAGACTTGCAGGAGAATACCTGAAACACTTTAATATTCAGAAAATTATCAGCTCTGACCTTAGAAGAGCATACAGAACAGCTACTATCATAGGAGATGTCCTGAACCTTCCTGTTGAAAGAGACCAGAGAATAAGGGAGATGAACTTTGGGCAGTGGGAAGGAAGGAGTTATGAAAGTATATTCAAGACAGATTACGAAACTTTCCACAGATGGCTTCAAAATCCTGTAGCCTGTCCCCTCCCATCTCAGGAAGAAATAAAGAGCTTTGAAAACAGAATAAAAGATTTCTATCAGGACATATTGAACTTGAAAGAAAAAAACATACTGATAGTTGGACATGGAGGCTCTATTCAGGGACTGCTCTGCGTTGCCTGTGGTCTTGGAATGGAGAACCTGTGGTCGCTAAAACATTCAAACACAGGAATAAGCATCATACAGGTTTCTAACCCTTCTGTTTCTATAAAGATGCTAAACTCAACAGCCCATTTAGAGGACTACAGACAAAAGGAAAACCCCATTATGTGATTACTCTGCCCCAAACTGTTCACATGCATCAAACACATACTTCATGTATGCAACACATGGACCTCCGCCCATAAGGGCTGCAACCATAGCTGCTTCAACTATCTCATCCCTTGTTGCTCCTTGCAAGACAGCATTCTTTACGTGAAAAGCAATACAGTAAGGACATTGTGATTTTACAGAAAGAGCAATAGAAATCAGTTCCTTTGTTTTTGTATCCAGTGCTCCGGGACCTTCTGTCGCCTTAAAAAATCCCATAAAAGACTCAACAAACTTTGGATAATCCTTCTTTACTTCCTCAAACAAGGATAAAAACCTTTTGTAATAAAGCTCCATATCAATCTTTGTTTCATCTGACATAATAATCCCCTCCAGTTAAATGCAACATCAATAAAATTAAAATAATGCAATTTTTCATTCCAATTATTATATTCATTTTTTCCTTTCTATTATCCAGATTGTCATAAACTTTATATTTACCTGCATATATGTCTCTTTCACTAAAGATATATTATTTTTAATGTTGTATGTTCATCCTTTTCTTATTTTATTTTTTCATCATTTATGTGAGTCCCCAAATTTCTGATTTAAAGTAAAAAATTGCATCAATACCTGCTTTTCAAACTGCTTGTAAACTAAACTTCCTTGTCCCACATTTCTATTTTTTGTCACTTTTTCTGAATTTAAAACCAAGGTCGTGTTAAATAGATATATTATTTAATTTTTCAAGTATTTTTTTATACTCCCTATTATCTATAAATTTTTCTATTTCCTCAAATAATTCTTTATCATTTTCATCTAAATAATACTCTTTTAATTCATTTAGTATGTTTCTTATTTGTCTTGTTCTTCTTTTAGATGCAAAATGTTTAAGATTGTTTATAAGTTCTTTTCTTTTTTCTGGTGTTAGTTGTTTTAAATCAGTTTTATCTGCTTCTTTGTCTGTATTTTTTATTATATTTTCTTCTATTTCTTTTATTACTTTTTCTATTTCATCATAGAAATGACTAAAAAGGTTGCGATTTAAAGATGTTTCAATTTCTGCACATATTTGGCTTAATTTATTAGCTCCTATATTTGCACTTAATCCTTTTAAAGTATGTGCTGTTCGTCTAAGCTTTGTGTCATCCATATGTTCTAACTTAACATCTTTATAGTTATTATAGAATTTTTTTAGTATTTTTAAGTATAGTTCTTCATTATTTGCTACGTGTGATAAACCTTTTTCTATATCTATGTATTTGAAATTTAAATTTTTTATTGACGAAGAGTTTGATGTATCTTTATTTAGAGGTGATGTTACTGATATGTATTTCAGTATAACTTCATAAAGCTGATTTACATCTATAGGTTTAGCTATATGTCCGTTCATACCAGCTTTTAAAGCTTTATCAACATCTTCTTTAAAAGCATTTGCTGTAAGTGCTACTATTGGAATATTTTTATCTTTTTCTCTTATTATTCTTGTAGCTTCATATCCATCCATTTCTGGCATTTGAATGTCCATCAAAATTAAATCGTATTTATCTGGTTCTAAATTAAATTTTTCTACAGCTTCTTTACCATTTTTTGCTATGTCTATATTAATGCCTGTTTTTTCTAATAGACCTAATATGATTTCCTGATTGGTTTCGTTATCTTCTGCAAGTAAAATATTGCCTTTTTTTACATTATTAATCTCTTCGGTTAAATGATTTCTTTTGTCAGTTTTAAAGTAATTTGTTTTATCGGCATCATTAACTAATGTGCTATATAGGACATCTTCTAATAATTTCAAATCTACTGGTTTTTGTAAAAATGCAGTTATACCTGCCTTTTGAGCTTTTTCTTCTGTTTCTATTCTCCTAAAGCTGCTTACCATAATGATTATAGGTGATTTTTCTTTTTTTATCTCTTTTATTTTCTTAGATGTTTCTATACCATCCATAGAAGGCATATTCCAGTCTACCAATATAATGTCGTATTTTTTCTTATTTTTTATTAAAAGTTCCAACGCCTCCTCTCCACTGTATGCATGTTCTACCTGTATATTGAAAAATCTTAAGTTGCTTTCAAGAATTTCATGCCAGATTTCATTATCATCTATAATTAAAGCACGTTTTCCATCAAACTTATGATAGGACCTATCTTTTTCTATTTCCTGCAATTCAATTTCAAAAATAAATTTACTTCCTTTTCCTTTCTCACTTTCAACCCAGATTTTTCCATTCATCATTTCTACTAATCTTTTAGATATGGAAAGACCTAAACCTGTTCCGCCATATTTTCTTGTGGTGCTATTGTCAGCCTGTACAAAAGGTTGAAAAAGTTTCTTTTGTTGTTCATCGGTTAGTCCTATCCCTGTATCTCTAACTTCAAATTTAATTCTATTTTTTCTTACTTTAGAAACAGACAACTCAATTTCTCCTTTTTCTGTAAATTTGACTGCATTTCCTAACAGGTTCATAAGGACTTGGGAAATTCTTAAACTGTCTCCATAAAAATGTCTACATAATCTAACATCGTAATTCACAATTAGTTCTAAATTTTTTTCATGGGCTTTTGGCTCTATCACTGAAATAAGACTTTCTATAGTTTCAAATAAATCAAATTCTACTTTTTCTATACTTAATTTTCCTGCTTCTATTTTACTCAAGTCCAGTATATCATTTATTATTCCTAAAAGATTTTTGGCATTGCTGTCTATTTTCCTTATTAGATGCCTTTGTTTCTGTGATAACTCTGTTTGCTCTAAAAGATATAGCAGACCGATTATACCATTCATAGGGGTTCTTATCTCATGGCTCATGTTTGCGAGAAATTGTGATTTAAATCTTGCACTTTCTTCTGCTTTTTCCTTTGCAATCCTTATCTCTTTTGTTTGTTCTTTTACCTTTTTATCTAAATTTTTTATATGGTCTTCTATTGTATCTACCATTTTATTAAAGTTTTTAGAAAGTAAACCTATTTCATCACTTTGATTAATATTACTTCTGATACTATAATTACCCTGCGCCACTTCTTTAGTGATATTTGTGAGACTGGTTATTGGATTTAGTATTCTTCTTAAATAAACATAGCTGTAAAAACTAACAAGAATGAGTATTCCGAAGGCAGACAACCATATAAATTTACTAATTTCTTTTGATGTTGCTTTTAATTCATCTACATATACAGAAGATGCAACATACCAATCAAGTTCAGGGATGTATTTAACCCAGGATATCTTATCGTATATGTAATTACCAGGGTCATCAGGTCTATCCCATTTATAAAGGAGAGGTTTATTTTCTTTAGCTGCCTTCACAAGGTCATCAAATATAAAACTGTTTTTACCGGGATTTGGGAGTTTTGAAAAGTTTGTCCCATCTATATTTTTATTCGGATGTATCAACATATTCCCATTTCCATCAAATATGTATAAATACCCACTTTTTCCTATTCTTGTTTTTTCTACTATTTTTCTTAACTCTGCCATTAATTCTTTTTTTCGTTTTTTAAGTTCGCTTTCTATATCATCAAGGTAAACACCTGTTCCAATTACCATTTTCCAGTTTGGAAAATCTTTTACAAAGGTTAATTTTTCATAAGGGGTATTATCAGAACTATTTTTTTTCCACCAATAACTATAAAAACCTTCTCCTTTTTCACGGGCAACCTTAACAAGATTAGGAACAATAAGATTTCCTTTAATATCCCTAACCTTTGAAAAATCTTTTCCCTTCAGATAGGGATGGGCTATTAAGACACTATTATAATCACTTATGAAAAAATAACCGTTATTTGCGTATCTGATTTTACTAACAATGTCTATTACTTCATTTTTTAGTTTTTTATTTAAAATACTGTAATATTCTCCCGTTCCAATTATCCAGTTAAATGGTTTGAATGTAAATACATAACTAACTTTATCTTCAATTTTATTTGTTTTAGGATTTAACCACTGGTATCTTACTATACCTTCACCCTTTTTTTTACATATTTTTACCATTTCATTAAATAAATAAACTCCATTAGGGTCTTTATATTTTCCAAGATATTGACCGTTTAGATAAGGAAGTATCGGGTGCATAATCATCCTTGGAGTAAAACCGTTTATCCAAAAATAACCAGCTCCATTATCATATCTGTAATTGGCTATAAAATTTATTATTTTACTTTTTATTTCTTCATCAGAGAGCTTTCCTTTATATTTGTTGTATATACTGTAAAGTATACTTTTCATTTCATCTGTTCTATTTTTCAAAACAGTTCCTATATTTTCTAAAAAGGATTGTCTATATTTCATCTCTACCATAGACCAGACTGTGTCTGTAAGGTCTTTTAATTCATCTTTATGTTTTTGCAATACAACTTTTTTGTATGTTTCTAAATCATTTTCAACCTGTTTTACTAATGTTACTACCCTATTTAGAACTTCCTTTGCATTTTCTTCTTCTAAATTTTCAACTATTTTATCTACTTTGGAAGTTACAAATACTGATATAAAAAGTGTATAAACAAATATGATGCTTATAACAACAAATATTACTTTTGTAAATAATCTTGATGTAAAGAAACTTAAAAGTCCTTTAAAACTATGCAATTTCTTCCTCTTTCTTTAGCAGTGTATAAAGCCTCATCAGCCCGTCTAATTGCAGGTTCCAAATTGTCTTCTTCTTTCAATTCCATCTGTGATATACCTATACTAACTGTAATTTTTATCTGTTTTTCATCAGAAACATTTATATCTGTGTTTTCCACAGTTTTTCTTATCTTTTCTGCTACTGAAAAAGCACCTTCTACATTTGTGTTAGGTAAAAGAATTAAAAATTCCTCTCCACCCCATCTACACAATAAATCACTCTTTCTCCTATTTTTAGTAAGAATATTTGCTATTGTTTTAATGACTTTATCACCTACATCATGTCCATAGGTGTCATTTATACTTTTGAATTTATCAATGTCTAACATTAGAACAGATAATGGTTCATTTTCTCTCTTAGCAGAGAATACAAAATGTTTAGATACTTCTTTAAAATACCTTCTGTTGTACAACTTTGTTAAAGGGTCAGTAGACGCCATCAATTTTAGTTCATTTTGAAGGTCTTGGATTTTGAATTCCCTTTTGACCTTGGCTAACAACTCTTTTTTCTTAAAGGGTTTTGTTATATAATCGCTACCACCAATCTCATAAGATTTAACAATACTATCTTCATCTGTTAATGCAGTTATAAACATAATAGGAATATCTTGAGTTTGGGGATTATCTTTTATTTTTTTACATAGCTCAAACCCATCAATTTCTGGCATCATAACATCAAGCAGTATCAGGTCTACTTTTTCTTCATTTAGAATTTCCAGAGCTTCATAGCCATCTGTAGTATCAATAACATCGTACTCTTCTAACAGTTCTGCAAGAATATCTAAATTCTCTGCATTATCATCTACTACCAGAATAGTCTTCTTTTTTGTTTCCATGATTAACAACTTAGATATAAAAATTATTATTAATAATTAATAAAGTTAAAAATATATCCTGGCAAGGAACACTCTTATCTAAAGGTATCCAAAATCCGTAAGAATATTTGTAAACCTTGGTAAAGGTAATTTACTCTGCAGATTTAAAAGCAAATTTGTAGCGTCAAAAATTTTTTCTTACTATACAGTTTGCAAGAAAGATATCCTCTTTTGTAGTAATTTTAAAGTTCAAAACAGAGCCTCTATTTACTGTAATTCTGTATCCAGCTCTTTCCATCAAAAATGAGTCATCTGTCCCGTAAATATTTTCCCTGCGGGCTTTTTGGTGAGCAGAAAGAAGCTTTTCATAAACAAAGACCTGAGGAGTTTGAACAATGTAGAGACTTTCTCTATCAAGAGTTCCTTTTACAACGCCTTTCTCTACAACCTTTACCGTATCCCTTGCTTTTATAGCTGTAATACTTCCATCCCAGCCTTTTTTAACATTTTCA contains the following coding sequences:
- the trmD gene encoding tRNA (guanosine(37)-N1)-methyltransferase TrmD is translated as MKKFHVFTIFPQFFEGFINTGIVSRAVKNGIIQINTVNLRDYATDKHRTVDDVVYGGGPGMLLKPEPIFRAYEEILKNSKPYVLITEPWGRKFDQAFAQELSQKDEILIICGRYEGVDERVKSIVDEEVSIGDFVLSGGEPAALVIMDAVIRLIPGVVGDSDSLRADSFSDGLLGYPNYTRPPVFKGMEVPEILRSGNHKLIEIWRRWKQIENTLKKRPELLKQAKLSETDRKILQYIKENRSFDDFLKDNNV
- a CDS encoding Hsp20/alpha crystallin family protein, which gives rise to MPAIGTQKPPVDIVEDKEEFVIFVDLPGVEPEEIEIKGYDNYLEISGFRKPVCGRSFLLMERFSGKFKRKIVFKTPVDISRAQAYLKNGVLTIKVPKSTGKIMFKTTTIIIRR
- the lon gene encoding endopeptidase La produces the protein MLQPPYEEEQLEIPIPEELPLLPVRDLVIFPYMVFPIFVGRPFSIKAIEEAIENYDRYIFLSLQKDKDIEEPGGDDLYQTGTVATILRMMRLDDDRIKILVQGVARGKIQELRKEADLYKVKIQVFEDKEGYEENIEVEALKHSIKDLIDKAVGLGKQIIPDLLDIIKSVEEPGKLADLVASILDLKSEEAQSILEIIDPLERLRKVHDLLLKEVGLLEIQHKIRTAARESMEKDQREYFLRQQIKAIQEELGEKDERQEEIEQYQKKIEESGMPEEVRKEAEKQLKRLEKMHPDSAEAGVIRTYLDWLVELPWDRRTKDRLDLKRAKKVLDEDHYDLEKVKERILEYLAVQKLKKDRGIKGPILCFVGPPGVGKTSLGKSIARALGRKFVRQSLGGVRDEAEIRGHRRTYVGALPGRIIQAIKQAGTKNPVLMLDEVDKLASDFRGDPASALLEVLDPEQNREFVDHYLGVPFDLSEVMFICTANRIDTIPRPLLDRMEVIRIPGYSEEEKLYIAKNYLIPRQLKETGLKPRYVEFTDAGLKFLIRHYTREAGVRSLERQINAVLRKIAKEIALTGKKKKYRITKSLVKKFLGAPIYMPEKEKEDEIGVVTGLAWTEVGGEILKIEATRMPGKGQLILTGSLGEVMKESAMTALSYVKSKSAEYRIDPKDFQKYDVHVHVPAGAIPKDGPSAGISIATAICSLFTQLPVRADVAMTGEITLRGKVLPVGGLKEKILAAKRAGIKTVLLPKENREEVMEDLPPFARRNLELIFVEHIDEVFKIAIKGFEQKTKRRKRTKKG
- a CDS encoding N-acetyltransferase; translated protein: MLLRKATVKDAPQIFQLLQMFAIEGLLLPRSMNSIYENIRDFFVYEVDGKIVGVGSLHIFWEDLAEIKSLAVLPEYQHMGIGKKIVKACIEEAKQLGIKKVFALTYVPEFFKKLGFKETDKSQLPQKVWTECIHCIKFNDCKEIPVLIEL
- a CDS encoding histidine phosphatase family protein — translated: MKKIILVRHGESEFNAKRIVQGHIDTDLTPRGTVQARLAGEYLKHFNIQKIISSDLRRAYRTATIIGDVLNLPVERDQRIREMNFGQWEGRSYESIFKTDYETFHRWLQNPVACPLPSQEEIKSFENRIKDFYQDILNLKEKNILIVGHGGSIQGLLCVACGLGMENLWSLKHSNTGISIIQVSNPSVSIKMLNSTAHLEDYRQKENPIM
- a CDS encoding carboxymuconolactone decarboxylase family protein, translated to MSDETKIDMELYYKRFLSLFEEVKKDYPKFVESFMGFFKATEGPGALDTKTKELISIALSVKSQCPYCIAFHVKNAVLQGATRDEIVEAAMVAALMGGGPCVAYMKYVFDACEQFGAE
- a CDS encoding cache domain-containing protein, which encodes MHSFKGLLSFFTSRLFTKVIFVVISIIFVYTLFISVFVTSKVDKIVENLEEENAKEVLNRVVTLVKQVENDLETYKKVVLQKHKDELKDLTDTVWSMVEMKYRQSFLENIGTVLKNRTDEMKSILYSIYNKYKGKLSDEEIKSKIINFIANYRYDNGAGYFWINGFTPRMIMHPILPYLNGQYLGKYKDPNGVYLFNEMVKICKKKGEGIVRYQWLNPKTNKIEDKVSYVFTFKPFNWIIGTGEYYSILNKKLKNEVIDIVSKIRYANNGYFFISDYNSVLIAHPYLKGKDFSKVRDIKGNLIVPNLVKVAREKGEGFYSYWWKKNSSDNTPYEKLTFVKDFPNWKMVIGTGVYLDDIESELKKRKKELMAELRKIVEKTRIGKSGYLYIFDGNGNMLIHPNKNIDGTNFSKLPNPGKNSFIFDDLVKAAKENKPLLYKWDRPDDPGNYIYDKISWVKYIPELDWYVASSVYVDELKATSKEISKFIWLSAFGILILVSFYSYVYLRRILNPITSLTNITKEVAQGNYSIRSNINQSDEIGLLSKNFNKMVDTIEDHIKNLDKKVKEQTKEIRIAKEKAEESARFKSQFLANMSHEIRTPMNGIIGLLYLLEQTELSQKQRHLIRKIDSNAKNLLGIINDILDLSKIEAGKLSIEKVEFDLFETIESLISVIEPKAHEKNLELIVNYDVRLCRHFYGDSLRISQVLMNLLGNAVKFTEKGEIELSVSKVRKNRIKFEVRDTGIGLTDEQQKKLFQPFVQADNSTTRKYGGTGLGLSISKRLVEMMNGKIWVESEKGKGSKFIFEIELQEIEKDRSYHKFDGKRALIIDDNEIWHEILESNLRFFNIQVEHAYSGEEALELLIKNKKKYDIILVDWNMPSMDGIETSKKIKEIKKEKSPIIIMVSSFRRIETEEKAQKAGITAFLQKPVDLKLLEDVLYSTLVNDADKTNYFKTDKRNHLTEEINNVKKGNILLAEDNETNQEIILGLLEKTGINIDIAKNGKEAVEKFNLEPDKYDLILMDIQMPEMDGYEATRIIREKDKNIPIVALTANAFKEDVDKALKAGMNGHIAKPIDVNQLYEVILKYISVTSPLNKDTSNSSSIKNLNFKYIDIEKGLSHVANNEELYLKILKKFYNNYKDVKLEHMDDTKLRRTAHTLKGLSANIGANKLSQICAEIETSLNRNLFSHFYDEIEKVIKEIEENIIKNTDKEADKTDLKQLTPEKRKELINNLKHFASKRRTRQIRNILNELKEYYLDENDKELFEEIEKFIDNREYKKILEKLNNISI
- a CDS encoding diguanylate cyclase: METKKKTILVVDDNAENLDILAELLEEYDVIDTTDGYEALEILNEEKVDLILLDVMMPEIDGFELCKKIKDNPQTQDIPIMFITALTDEDSIVKSYEIGGSDYITKPFKKKELLAKVKREFKIQDLQNELKLMASTDPLTKLYNRRYFKEVSKHFVFSAKRENEPLSVLMLDIDKFKSINDTYGHDVGDKVIKTIANILTKNRRKSDLLCRWGGEEFLILLPNTNVEGAFSVAEKIRKTVENTDINVSDEKQIKITVSIGISQMELKEEDNLEPAIRRADEALYTAKERGRNCIVLKDF